The following coding sequences are from one Sesamum indicum cultivar Zhongzhi No. 13 linkage group LG11, S_indicum_v1.0, whole genome shotgun sequence window:
- the LOC105173395 gene encoding uncharacterized protein LOC105173395 isoform X4, with the protein MVSSNFEPRRSRNTSSLSVPMSMHLVFRPDAIFVLLRKAYKDSNLGNVCRMVSRILLKLVEPMTMQEVSTLSSDVTTSVADETPKSEPCGPISLSDFSTLFGEEFEIADDSWDPTYLNVLDSAAVEEGMMHVLYASASQPSHCSKLAENTSDFWLALPLIQALLPALRPNVSSPYQIDENFSLWKQPFVQTALNQIVATSSSLIYRPLLRACSGYLASFSPSHAKAACILIDLCSGVLAPWMPQVIAKVDLTVELLEDLLGVIQGARLSLSRARAALKYIVLALSGNMDDIMAKYKDAKQRILFLVEMLEPFLDPSLTPLKGMIAFGNVSSIFSENQEQNCAIALNVIRTAIRKSGVLPSLEAEWRSGSVAPSVLLSVLDAQMQLPPDIDQCKFSASGTVEPQSSAVVPSYCNGVAPSKSNHQETADVKVDVIDINGKIDVSEDASLLFAPPELSRMSLTHVHATSDIKMSDSGRPNVNFEANNVMQKNLINQFPSDVALDAGQGIELYNMMDDYSQLVNYRDCELRASEFRRLAVDLNSQNEITRESHDVAIDALLLAAECYINPCFMMSFKDISPDVSKVYPKSSSKDYGPLDIEGIFRQKNNDLKIVADIERNRDRVVLEILIEAAELDRKYHKESSEGEISGLYDEGDEDVVNLSQQDILCADAITLVRQNQALLCNFLVQRLQRDSHGGQHSMHEILMWCLLFLLHSATKIVCAPGHVVDIILNFAESLNMQLKSFYYQRKEGNSQLNHFKLHEMQRRWILVNRLVVASSGNDERSVFSVNIRNGFRFSNLVPPSAWMQKIPALSSSPFPLVRYFVWMAIARNANQFLKERLFLVADLPQLTYLLCIFSDDLSLVDNINERKDVEERIEELSLCRYNNIDDRSKSLGHQDGLQSFRALYPDISKFFPNLKKEFVAFGETILEAVGLQLKLLSPSIVPDLICWFSDLCSWPFLQSENAQILFQHKPDYFKGFVAKNAKAVILYILEAIVVEHMEPMVPEIPRVVQVLVSLCRSSYCDVPFLNSILSLLKPIIAYSLSKVSGEENPPADDSCDNFESLCFNELFNSIKYVDKNQDTPTEKGKCQALAIYVLATFFGDLSFHRKTELLQSTILWAEFASFEGTNTFHDYICAYQVLMENCRDLLVATSRAWGVIPLKSPLHSDTSICSIGDYTKSSSWFLNDLCKSSPIEVSERHQDDDDAVSDVRHKVCQLNLEEVKSLSKHLEALISKLNPTLEQCWKLHHKLSKKLAVTCAECFMYSQCLSLIAEKVSDSSGVEEVFDSSGVENLLPSKFVDEFPDSWRTSLGGLSQMILVLQEKHCWDVACVLLDSLLGVPQCFCLDNVIADICSAVKNFSNSAPNISWRLQTDKMISLLLARGIHNLCQTVAPLVDLFCAILGHPEPEQRYIALKHLGGIVGQDVNGERLLLSSKTESMIALSDPIISASEPILSTLVSATWDHVSLIASSDTSLLLRSHAIALLINFIPFAERCKLQSFLQAADSILQCLMTLAQPTCYGPLTQFSLALIATVCLYSPSEDISLIPESIWRNIETFGLSRTDRYCTGLEKKACEALCRLKTEGEQAKQILKEVLSSSPAKQEIPDFVSARESILQVIGNLTSARSYFDFFKKEADQKTLELEEAEIEMELLQKEHPLSDSSFDFQDWHQLPFLSTYARNDQRLQQIKDGIRSIEKARLREEIAARRQQKLILRRARQQFVEEAALREAELIQKLDRERTNEMEKELERQHLLEVERSKTRELRHNLDMEKEKQAQRDLQRELEQVESGVRPSRREFASSSHSRARDRYRERESSREGNEGNLRTSTRSSQHDTVPTTTTTVMLPGNRSFSGQLPTILQSRDRSDDCGSSYEENFDGSKDSGDTGSIGDPDMVSALEGQSNNFGSAQRHASRGSKSRQIIERRERDGRREGKWERKH; encoded by the exons ATggtttcctcgaattttgag CCAAGGAGATCACGAAACACATCATCCCTTTCCGTGCCTATGTCAATGCACTTGGTATTTCGTCCTGATGCAATTTTTGTACTGCTTAGAAAGGCTTATAAAGATTCTAACCTGGGGAATGTATGCAGGATG GTGTCGAGAATTCTTTTGAAGCTTGTGGAGCCGATGACAATGCAAGAAGTATCTACTCTGTCTTCTGACGTTACAACTTCTGTAGCTGATGAGACTCCTAAATCCGAGCCTTGTGGTCCTATTTCCTTATCTGATTTTTCAACCTTGTTTGGGGAAGAATTCGAAATAGCAGATGATTCTTGGGATCCTACGTACCTTAATGTCTTAGATTCTGCAGCTGTGGAAGAAGGAATGATGCATGTTCTTTATGCTTCTGCTTCCCAG CCTTCCCATTGCAGCAAGCTGGCTGAGAACACTTCTGACTTTTGGTTGGCGCTACCATTAATTCAAGCATTGCTTCCAG CACTTCGTCCAAATGTTAGCAGTCCGTACCAAATTGATGAGAACTTCTCTCTTTGGAAGCAACCATTTGTACAGACTGCACTCAATCAG ATTGTGGCAACTTCATCTTCACTGATTTACCGTCCTCTGCTTCGTGCTTGCTCTGGCTATTTGGCATCTTTCTCGCCATCACAT GCTAAGGCAGCATGTATTCTTATTGATCTTTGCTCTGGTGTATTAGCACCATGGATGCCTCAAGTAATTGCAAAG GTTGACTTGACTGTGGAGCTCTTGGAGGACCTTTTAGGCGTAATCCAG GGTGCTCGCCTTTCTTTGTCCCGTGCACGAGCTGCCCTCAAATATATTGTCCTGGCACTGTCTGGCAACATGGATGATATAATGGCAAAATATAAG GATGCTAAGCAACGAATACTTTTCTTGGTGGAGATGCTAGAACCTTTCCTGGATCCTTCTTTAACCCCCTTAAAGGGCATGATAGCCTTTGGCAATGTATCTTctatttttagtgaaaatcaagaacaaaattgTGCTATAGCGTTAAATGTGATTCGCACTGCCATAAGAAAGTCCGGGGTGCTTCCATCATTGGAGGCTGAGTGGAGAAGTGGGTCAGTTGCTCCTAG TGTGCTTCTCTCAGTTTTGGATGCTCAGATGCAGTTACCTCCTGATATTGATCAATGCAAATTTTCAGCTTCTGGCACGGTGGAGCCACAATCCTCAGCTGTTGTGCCTTCCTATTGTAATGGAGTAGCGCCTTCCAAATCAAATCACCAAGAAACTGCTGATGTAAAGGTCGATGTTATTGACATTAATGGGAAGATTGATGTTTCGGAGGATGCCAGTCTTCTCTTTGCTCCACCAGAACTGAGTAGAATGTCCCTTACTCATGTTCATGCCACCTCAGACATAAAGATGTCAGATTCAGGCCGTCCAAATGTCAATTTTGAGGCCAACAATGTCATGcagaaaaatttaatcaaccaGTTCCCCAGTGATGTTGCATTAGATGCTGGTCAGGGTATTGAATTGTATAATATGATGGATGACTATTCTCAACTTGTGAATTATCGAGATTGTGAGCTAAGGGCATCCGAGTTTAGACGTTTAGCTGTGGACTTGAACTCCCAAAATGAGATTACCCGCGAGAGTCATGATGTAGCTATAGATGCTTTGCTTCTAGCAGCAGAATGTTATATTAATCCTTGCTTTATGATGTCTTTCAAAGACATTTCACCTGATGTGAGCAAAGTTTACCCCAAAAGTTCCAGTAAGGACTATGGACCTTTAGATATTGAGGGAATTttcagacaaaaaaataatgacttGAAAATTGTGGCTGATATCGAAAGGAATCGGGATAGAGTTGTTCTTGAAATCCTGATTGAGGCAGCTGAGTTAGACCGAAAGTATCACAAAGAGTCATCGGAGGGGGAGATTTCAGGATTGTATGATGAAGGGGATGAGGATGTGGTGAATCTGTCCCAGCAGGATATTCTTTGTGCAGATGCTATTACCTTGGTGCGACAGAATCAAGCACTTCTATGCAATTTCTTGGTACAGCGTCTACAGAGGGATTCACATGGGGGGCAACACTCCATGCACGAAATTCTGATGTGGTGTCTTCTGTTTCTGTTGCACTCAGCAACTAAAATAGTCTGTGCCCCTGGGCATGTGgttgatataatattaaattttgctGAATCACTCAACATGCAGTTGAAATCATTTTATTACCAACGTAAGGAAGGAAATTCACAGCTAAACCATTTTAAGCTGCATGAGATGCAACGACGTTGGATTCTTGTTAACAGATTAGTCGTTGCTTCAAGTGGTAATGATGAAAGATCTGTGTTTTCAGTCAATATTAGAAATGGTTTTCGGTTTTCGAACTTGGTTCCTCCTTCAGCCTGGATGCAGAAAATACCTGCCTTATCTTCTTCTCCTTTCCCTTTGGTTAGGTACTTTGTTTGGATGGCCATTGCACGCAATGCAAATCAATTTCTGAAAGAGCGCCTCTTCCTTGTTGCTGATTTGCCTCAGTTGACGTatcttttatgtatattttctgATGACCTCTCTCTAGTGGATAATATCAATGAGCGAAAAGATGTGGAGGAGCGGATTGAAGAATTGAGTTTATGCcgatataataatattgatgataGAAGCAAAAGTCTTGGCCATCAAGATGGATTGCAATCCTTTCGTGCTTTATATCCTGatatcagtaaattttttcctaatttgaagaaagaatTTGTAGCTTTTGGTGAAACTATATTGGAAGCAGTTGGTTTGCAATTGAAACTTCTTTCTCCTTCTATTGTGCCAGATCTGATATGTTGGTTCTCTGATTTGTGCTCATGGCCATTTCTTCAAAGTGAAAATGCACAAATCTTATTTCAGCACAAGCCTGATTATTTCAAAGGTTTTGTGGCTAAGAATGCGAAAGCTGTCATTCTTTACATACTGGAAGCCATTGTAGTTGAGCACATGGAACCAATGGTTCCAGAGATACCGAGAGTGGTGCAAGTGCTTGTGTCCCTATGCAGGAGTTCATACTGTGATGTGCCATTTCTCAATTCCATATTGTCCTTGTTAAAGCCTATCATAGCATATTCCTTAAGTAAGGTCTCTGGAGAAGAGAACCCACCAGCGGATGATTCATGTGATAACTTTGAATCATTATGCTTCAATGAGCTCtttaatagtattaaatatGTTGATAAGAATCAAGATACTCCAACAGAAAAAGGCAAATGCCAGGCACTTGCGATATATGTCTTGGCTACCTTTTTTGGTGATTTGTCCTTCCATCGGAAAACAGAATTATTACAGTCCACCATACTCTGGGCAGAGTTTGCATCATTTGAGGGCACAAATACTTTTCATGATTATATTTGTGCATATCAAGTTCTCATGGAAAACTGTAGAGATCTACTGGTCGCCACTTCGAGAGCGTGGGGTGTAATTCCACTTAAAAGCCCCCTGCATTCTGATACTAGCATTTGTAGTATTGGTGATTATACTAAGTCATCATCCTGGTTTCTGAATGATTTATGCAAGTCCTCTCCGATAGAGGTGTCAGAGAGGCATCAAGATGACGACGATGCAGTTTCTGATGTTCGTCATAAGGTTTGTCAATTGAATTTGGAAGAGGTGAAGAGTCTCTCCAAACACCTGGAAGCCCTCATATCTAAACTCAATCCAACTTTAGAACAATGTTGGAAATTACATCATAAATTGTCCAAGAAACTGGCAGTGACATGTGCCGAATGTTTCATGTACTCGCAGTGTTTATCTTTGATAGCGGAGAAAGTTTCTGACTCTTCAGGAGTAGAGGAAGTTTTTGACTCTTCAGGAGTAGAGAATCTCCTTCCAAGCAAGTTTGTTGATGAGTTCCCAGATTCTTGGAGGACCAGTCTTGGAGGACTTTCTCAAATGATCTTGGTGCTTCAGGAAAAACATTGTTGGGATGTAGCATGCGTGTTACTTGACTCACTTCTAGGGGTACCTCAGTgtttttgtttggataatGTGATCGCTGACATATGCTCTGCTGTTAAGAACTTCTCTAACAGTGCACCTAATATCTCTTGGAGACTACAGACTGATAAGATGATATCATTGTTATTGGCAAGAGGCATCCATAACCTCTGTCAAACTGTGGCCCCTCTGGTTGATCTGTTCTGTGCCATTCTTGGGCATCCTGAGCCTGAACAACGATATATTGCTTTAAAGCACTTAGGTGGAATTGTTGGCCAAGATGTAAATGGTGAAAGGTTACTTTTGTCTTCAAAAACTGAATCTATGATAGCATTATCGGATCCAATTATTTCTGCTTCAGAGCCGATTTTATCAACTCTGGTTTCTGCTACCTGGGATCATGTGAGTTTGATTGCATCATCTGACACATCGCTGCTCCTACGGAGCCATGCAATAGCACTACTTATCAACTTCATACCATTTGCTGAGAGGTGTAAATTGCAGTCATTTCTTCAAGCAGCTGACAGTATTCTTCAATGTTTGATGACTCTTGCACAACCTACATGTTATGGCCCACTGACACAATTCTCTTTAGCACTCATTGCCACTGTTTGTCTTTATTCTCCATCTGAAGATATTTCACTGATTCCTGAAAGTATTTGGAGAAATATTGAAACATTCGGATTGTCTAGAACTG ATAGGTACTGCACCGGCCTTGAGAAAAAGGCTTGTGAAGCACTATGTAGACTTAAAACTGAAGGGGAACAGGCTAAACAA ATTTTAAAGGAAGTGCTTTCTTCCAGTCCTGCAAAACAGGAAATCCCTGATTTTGTATCTGCAAGAGAATCAATTCTTCAG GTCATTGGCAATTTAACCTCTGCCCGatcatattttgatttcttcaaaaagGAAGCTGACCAGAAGACCTTG GAACTGGAAGAAGCTGAAATTGAGATGGAACTTCTACAAAAAGAGCACCCACTATCAGATTCATCTTTTGATTTCCAAGATTGGCATCAGCTACCATTTTTGTCCA CCTATGCAAGGAATGATCAGCGATTACAGCAAATCAAAGACGGAATTAGATCCAT CGAAAAGGCTAGACTCAGGGAAGAAATAGCAGCTCGCAGGCAACAAAAGCTTATTCTGAGGCGTGCACGCCAACAATTTGTAGAGGAGGCAGCTTTACGAGAAGCAGAACTTATTCAGAAACTTGATag AGAGAGaacaaatgaaatggaaaAGGAGCTTGAGAGACAGCATTTGCTGGAGGTTGAGCGATCAAAAACTAGAGAATTGCGGCACAATCTTGATAtggagaaagaaaagcaagCACAG AGAGATCTCCAGCGGGAACTTGAGCAAGTGGAATCTGGGGTCCGACCATCAAGACGAGAATTCGCATCCTCCAGTCATAGTAG